A single region of the Amphiprion ocellaris isolate individual 3 ecotype Okinawa chromosome 4, ASM2253959v1, whole genome shotgun sequence genome encodes:
- the LOC111570172 gene encoding myosin phosphatase Rho-interacting protein-like isoform X1, with the protein MALPAEDYYCRQFKPNTFDPSRCSSCLRPDHMHLSCTTAAAAQPGDQQEWDVDDDNRTPSEVTTSVSSDDVSGGWTYDWSLVHSLSPEWELNIGDTDIQSSSPNQWNCSERSRSLSSDCVAQREMTRLDQSPPRGTESSWMDERRGRDRSRRPSESRGDRGQESGYFSPDRRGDGERQMEEVNKRQYRYYERGHPLPSNYVPEPKACVPYRNVSLGLPSQRRNPETYMQETWRSESPQRYTYHSNFRRGADSERNSPTRHSSVSPDRYKIPETPAGPRRGSSLSRTQARSHASSHGSSQLPSHGPSHHTSGRSSPSRRRGSIASRASSPFRATPSHRRTDSLLLQNGEYDAQKGCSRELRSPSQASNRHSLDSEKLYRNLESISRRGSSAVQQNSCEGSQASPRTRTSVNSVANTRTRNSREVSPSRNGYSTHSHTPQRDSYSRDSRPSPSQASWQGSAHSLLSLPASPGSSSSRRGADSQLLGGSLSHVAVTETDKGNEGNNTVSGDRSRSNMRRGMDALLISEPKKAAVEAEEVGMTMEDYIVLADIPTIQLESEEEFPGLRRRNQSPSPCRDPRLRTYRYQDETNIYSSRLEQDDRGRVRERGRDRREKCRESENGPSSRRQSTSSLHAQSSDNQSGKHRSSRVKERARPGRPQTQGWMSRLDEHGKWRKHWFVLNDTWLRFYRDSEAEESDDVDGEIDLTSCVNVSDCDVEKNYGLQIQTKRAVFTLSAMTSRIRRNWVKLLKEAIQNNTHQSDSGSEKEDPLSHRPSSCQPPARFTCKDSGCEPATSTSTTATAANQADHQTVDGDLGADLSPASHREEGEGWDREQAKRLEERNKWFEKGVPFTEMGSRWDSMELKKGSVPVPVIETMDSKVNRKWAEIETMSFRDMSVQTLIGAQVYQSSTQQASESLVSPQTYHSSPEEADQAVTVSQTSISSSKEVPPSINGAQIIQTNTAEALQKEAVSLREQVESIKRERAAMGIEVDSPCGPGAPCRAKLEAMEVAHRKALQQLQEKHAKEVKELQEQRDRMVQEESQAAAKAMEALRAAHRGELDRELEKATRLSGGAAHVDSSYRGHVPQADLLHGELDMLSERYSQKCLELSRTEQSSKSRETELSYKEKELEQLRRENKELKAKLAEEISRMRYFITGQRSDVASLCNTERTASELETLLRAKENEVQYLKKEISCLQNEMQSLIKEKEAAYERYKEAYVELSDTRGRSQLEMGSLNEHLRLANAALQEGARQT; encoded by the exons ATGGCCCTCCCTGCTGAGGACTATTACTGCCGCCAGTTCAAGCCCAACACCTTTGACCCGTCCCGCTGCAGCTCCTGTCTGCGACCAGACCACATGCACCTCAGCTGCaccactgcagctgctgcacaaCCAGGCGATCAGCAGGAGTGG GATGTAGATGATGATAATCGCACCCCGTCTGAGGTGACCACAAGTGTCAGTAGTGATGACGTCAGCGGTGGTTGGACCTACGACTGGAGTCTGGTCCACAGCCTGAGTCCTGAGTGGGAACTTAATATCGGTGACACTGACATACAATCCAG CTCTCCAAATCAGTGGAACTGTTCAGAGAGAAGCAGATCCCTCAGCTCAGACTGTGTGGCCCAAAGAGAAATGACACGCCTGGACCAATCTCCTCCCCGAGGCACCGAAAGCTCCTGGATGGATGAAAGGAGGGGAAGGGACAGGTCTCGCCGACCATCAG AGTCCAGAGGAGACAGGGGTCAAGAGAGCGGCTACTTCTCTCCAGACAGAAGAGGTGATGGTGAGCGGCAGATGGAGGAGGTCAACAAACGGCAATATCGTTACTACGAGAGAGGACATCCCCTCCCAAGCAACTATGTTCCTGAACCCAAAGCCTGCGTCCCCTATAGGAACGTCAGCCTCGGATTGCCCTCCCAGAGAAGAAACCCTGAGACATACATGCAGGAAACTTGGAGAAGTGAATCTCCACAGAGGTACACGTACCACTCCAACTTCAGACGAGGAGCTGACTCAGAGAGAAATTCTCCAACCCGCCACAGCTCTGTGAGCCCAGACCGCTACAAGATACCTGAAACACCTGCAGGCCCTCGGAGAGGAAGCTCCCTCTCCAGGACTCAGGCTCGGTCTCATGCCTCATCTCATGGTTCCTCTCAGCTTCCATCACATGGTCCTTCTCACCATACATCAGGCAGGTCCAGTCCGTCCCGTAGGAGGGGGTCCATTGCCTCTCGCGCCAGCTCACCCTTTAGGGCCACCCCTTCCCATAGGCGTACAGACTCTTTACTTTTGCAGAATGGGGAATATGATGCTCAAAAGGGATGCAGCCGAGAGCTGAGGAGTCCATCTCAAGCTTCAAACAGGCACAGTTTGGACTCTGAGAAACTGTACAGAAATCTGGAGTCGATCTCCCGCCGTGGCTCTTCAGCTGTTCAGCAAAACTCCTGTGAAGGATCTCAAGCATCACCGCGTACCAGAACATCCGTCAACAGCGTGGCCAACACTCGAACTCGCAACAGCCGAGAAGTATCACCGTCCAGGAATGGCTACAGCACCCACAGCCACACCCCACAGAGGGATTCCTACTCCAGAGACAGCAGACCGAGTCCTTCTCAAGCCTCCTGGCAGGGGTCAGCACATTCCTTACTCAGCCTTCCAGCTTCACCCGGTTCCTCTTCATCGAGACGAGGTGCAGACTCTCAACTCCTCGGTGGATCGCTGTCACACGTTGCAGTCACAGAAACTGATAAGGGCAATGAGGGGAACAATACGGTCAGTGGTGACAGAAGCAGGAGCAACATGAGGAGAGGCATGGATGCCCTGCTGATCTCTGAACCCAAAAAGGCTGCAGTAGAAGCTGAGGAG GTGGGGATGACCATGGAGGACTATATAGTGCTGGCGGATATCCCAACAATCCAGCTGGAGTCAGAAGAAGAGTTTCCGGGACTGAGGCGGAGGAACCAGAGTCCCAGTCCATGTAGGGATCCGAGACTCAGGACATACAG GTATCAAGATGAAACAAACATCTACAGCTCAAGGCTTGAGCAAGACGACAGAGGGAGagtcagagagagagggagagataggAGAGAGAAATGTCGAGAGTCTGAGAACGGACCATCATCTCGAAGACAGTCAACATCATCTCTTCATGCACAG AGCTCAGATAATCAGAGTGGAAAACACCGATCTTCCAGGGTGAAGGAACGAGCTCGTCCTGGACGCCCGCAGACTCAG GGATGGATGTCCAGACTGGATGAGCATGGCAAG TGGAGGAAACACTGGTTTGTTCTGAATGATACTTGGCTGAGGTTTTACAGAGATTCAGAGGCTGAGGAG TCAGATGATGTGGACGGAGAGATCGACTTGACATCCTGTGTGAATGTGTCAGACTGTGACGTGGAAAAGAACTATGGACTCCAAATACAA ACAAAAAGAGCAGTGTTCACTCTCTCTGCTATGACGTCCAGAATTCGGCGGAACTGGGTGAAGTTACTAAAGGAGGCGATCCAGAACAACACACA CCAATCAGACAGCGGCAGCGAGAAAGAGGACCCCCTCTCCCACAGACCGTCGTCATGCCAACCCCCTGCTCGGTTCACCTGCAAGGACTCCGGCTGTGAACCTGCCACATCCACCTCCACCACCGCCACAGCTGCTAACCAGGCAGACCACCAGACGGTAGACGGAGATCTGGGTGCAGACTTATCTCCAGCCAGTCACAGGGAAGAAGGGGAGGGCTGGGACCGGGAGCAGGCGAAGCGACTGGAGGAGAGGAACAAGTGGTTTGAGAAGGGCGTCCCATTTACCGAGATGGGCAGCAGGTGGGACTCCATGGAGCTGAAAAAGGGGAGTGTGCCTGTGCCTGTTATTGAAACCATGGACTCTAAGGTCAACAGAAAGTGGGCAGAAATTGAGACGATGTCATTTAGGGACATGAGTGTGCAGACTCTCATTGGAGCCCAGGTTTATCAGTCAAGCACTCAGCAGGCGTCAGAGTCTCTAGTTAGTCCACAGACTTATCACTCAAGCCCTGAAGAGGCTGACCAAGCCGTCACCGTTTCACAAACCAGTATATCGAGCTCAAAGGAAGTTCCTCCATCCATAAATGGTGCCCAAATCATTCAAACTAACACAGCTGAGGCTCTTCAAAAGGAG GCCGTCTCCCTCCGAGAGCAGGTGGAGAGCATTAAAAGAGAGCGTGCAGCCATGGGCATAGAGGTGGACAGTCCCTGTGGCCCCGGGGCCCCCTGTAGGGCCAAACTAGAGGCCATGGAAGTGGCCCATAGAAAAGCACTGCAACAGCTGCAGGAGAAACATGCgaaggaggtgaaggagctgcaggagcagaGAGACAGGATGGTGCAGGAGGAGAGTCAGGCAGCTGCTAAAG CTATGGAGGCGCTACGAGCAGCTCACAGAGGGGAACTAGACAGAGAACTGGAAAAGGCCACGAGGTTGTCTGGAGGAGCAGCTCACGTGGATTCTTCATACAGAGGACACGT GCCCCAGGCGGACCTCTTACACGGCGAGTTAGATATGCTGTCAGAACGCTACTCCCAGAAGTGCCTGGAGCTGAGTCGCACTGAGCAGAGCAGCAAGAGCCGAGAGACCGAGCTCAGCTACAAGGAGAAAGAGCTGGAGCAGCTCCGAAGAGAGAACAAG GAGCTTAAGGCCAAGCTGGCGGAGGAGATCAGCCGTATGCGCTATTTCATCACAGGTCAAAGGTCGGATGTGGCATCCCTTTGCAACACAGAGCGCACAGCTTCAGAATTAGAG ACACTGTTAAGAGCAAAAGAAAACGAGGTTCAATatcttaaaaaagaaatcagctGTCTACAGAATGAAATGCAATCTCTTATCAAG GAGAAGGAAGCAGCTTATGAGCGTTATAAGGAGGCCTATGTGGAGCTGAGTGACACGAGGGGTCGTAGCCAGTTGGAGATGGGCTCCCTCAACGAACACTTGAGACTGGCCAACGCTGCACTTCAGGAGGGAGCGAGACAGACTTGA
- the LOC111570172 gene encoding myosin phosphatase Rho-interacting protein-like isoform X2, giving the protein MTRLDQSPPRGTESSWMDERRGRDRSRRPSESRGDRGQESGYFSPDRRGDGERQMEEVNKRQYRYYERGHPLPSNYVPEPKACVPYRNVSLGLPSQRRNPETYMQETWRSESPQRYTYHSNFRRGADSERNSPTRHSSVSPDRYKIPETPAGPRRGSSLSRTQARSHASSHGSSQLPSHGPSHHTSGRSSPSRRRGSIASRASSPFRATPSHRRTDSLLLQNGEYDAQKGCSRELRSPSQASNRHSLDSEKLYRNLESISRRGSSAVQQNSCEGSQASPRTRTSVNSVANTRTRNSREVSPSRNGYSTHSHTPQRDSYSRDSRPSPSQASWQGSAHSLLSLPASPGSSSSRRGADSQLLGGSLSHVAVTETDKGNEGNNTVSGDRSRSNMRRGMDALLISEPKKAAVEAEEVGMTMEDYIVLADIPTIQLESEEEFPGLRRRNQSPSPCRDPRLRTYRYQDETNIYSSRLEQDDRGRVRERGRDRREKCRESENGPSSRRQSTSSLHAQSSDNQSGKHRSSRVKERARPGRPQTQGWMSRLDEHGKWRKHWFVLNDTWLRFYRDSEAEESDDVDGEIDLTSCVNVSDCDVEKNYGLQIQTKRAVFTLSAMTSRIRRNWVKLLKEAIQNNTHQSDSGSEKEDPLSHRPSSCQPPARFTCKDSGCEPATSTSTTATAANQADHQTVDGDLGADLSPASHREEGEGWDREQAKRLEERNKWFEKGVPFTEMGSRWDSMELKKGSVPVPVIETMDSKVNRKWAEIETMSFRDMSVQTLIGAQVYQSSTQQASESLVSPQTYHSSPEEADQAVTVSQTSISSSKEVPPSINGAQIIQTNTAEALQKEAVSLREQVESIKRERAAMGIEVDSPCGPGAPCRAKLEAMEVAHRKALQQLQEKHAKEVKELQEQRDRMVQEESQAAAKAMEALRAAHRGELDRELEKATRLSGGAAHVDSSYRGHVPQADLLHGELDMLSERYSQKCLELSRTEQSSKSRETELSYKEKELEQLRRENKELKAKLAEEISRMRYFITGQRSDVASLCNTERTASELETLLRAKENEVQYLKKEISCLQNEMQSLIKEKEAAYERYKEAYVELSDTRGRSQLEMGSLNEHLRLANAALQEGARQT; this is encoded by the exons ATGACACGCCTGGACCAATCTCCTCCCCGAGGCACCGAAAGCTCCTGGATGGATGAAAGGAGGGGAAGGGACAGGTCTCGCCGACCATCAG AGTCCAGAGGAGACAGGGGTCAAGAGAGCGGCTACTTCTCTCCAGACAGAAGAGGTGATGGTGAGCGGCAGATGGAGGAGGTCAACAAACGGCAATATCGTTACTACGAGAGAGGACATCCCCTCCCAAGCAACTATGTTCCTGAACCCAAAGCCTGCGTCCCCTATAGGAACGTCAGCCTCGGATTGCCCTCCCAGAGAAGAAACCCTGAGACATACATGCAGGAAACTTGGAGAAGTGAATCTCCACAGAGGTACACGTACCACTCCAACTTCAGACGAGGAGCTGACTCAGAGAGAAATTCTCCAACCCGCCACAGCTCTGTGAGCCCAGACCGCTACAAGATACCTGAAACACCTGCAGGCCCTCGGAGAGGAAGCTCCCTCTCCAGGACTCAGGCTCGGTCTCATGCCTCATCTCATGGTTCCTCTCAGCTTCCATCACATGGTCCTTCTCACCATACATCAGGCAGGTCCAGTCCGTCCCGTAGGAGGGGGTCCATTGCCTCTCGCGCCAGCTCACCCTTTAGGGCCACCCCTTCCCATAGGCGTACAGACTCTTTACTTTTGCAGAATGGGGAATATGATGCTCAAAAGGGATGCAGCCGAGAGCTGAGGAGTCCATCTCAAGCTTCAAACAGGCACAGTTTGGACTCTGAGAAACTGTACAGAAATCTGGAGTCGATCTCCCGCCGTGGCTCTTCAGCTGTTCAGCAAAACTCCTGTGAAGGATCTCAAGCATCACCGCGTACCAGAACATCCGTCAACAGCGTGGCCAACACTCGAACTCGCAACAGCCGAGAAGTATCACCGTCCAGGAATGGCTACAGCACCCACAGCCACACCCCACAGAGGGATTCCTACTCCAGAGACAGCAGACCGAGTCCTTCTCAAGCCTCCTGGCAGGGGTCAGCACATTCCTTACTCAGCCTTCCAGCTTCACCCGGTTCCTCTTCATCGAGACGAGGTGCAGACTCTCAACTCCTCGGTGGATCGCTGTCACACGTTGCAGTCACAGAAACTGATAAGGGCAATGAGGGGAACAATACGGTCAGTGGTGACAGAAGCAGGAGCAACATGAGGAGAGGCATGGATGCCCTGCTGATCTCTGAACCCAAAAAGGCTGCAGTAGAAGCTGAGGAG GTGGGGATGACCATGGAGGACTATATAGTGCTGGCGGATATCCCAACAATCCAGCTGGAGTCAGAAGAAGAGTTTCCGGGACTGAGGCGGAGGAACCAGAGTCCCAGTCCATGTAGGGATCCGAGACTCAGGACATACAG GTATCAAGATGAAACAAACATCTACAGCTCAAGGCTTGAGCAAGACGACAGAGGGAGagtcagagagagagggagagataggAGAGAGAAATGTCGAGAGTCTGAGAACGGACCATCATCTCGAAGACAGTCAACATCATCTCTTCATGCACAG AGCTCAGATAATCAGAGTGGAAAACACCGATCTTCCAGGGTGAAGGAACGAGCTCGTCCTGGACGCCCGCAGACTCAG GGATGGATGTCCAGACTGGATGAGCATGGCAAG TGGAGGAAACACTGGTTTGTTCTGAATGATACTTGGCTGAGGTTTTACAGAGATTCAGAGGCTGAGGAG TCAGATGATGTGGACGGAGAGATCGACTTGACATCCTGTGTGAATGTGTCAGACTGTGACGTGGAAAAGAACTATGGACTCCAAATACAA ACAAAAAGAGCAGTGTTCACTCTCTCTGCTATGACGTCCAGAATTCGGCGGAACTGGGTGAAGTTACTAAAGGAGGCGATCCAGAACAACACACA CCAATCAGACAGCGGCAGCGAGAAAGAGGACCCCCTCTCCCACAGACCGTCGTCATGCCAACCCCCTGCTCGGTTCACCTGCAAGGACTCCGGCTGTGAACCTGCCACATCCACCTCCACCACCGCCACAGCTGCTAACCAGGCAGACCACCAGACGGTAGACGGAGATCTGGGTGCAGACTTATCTCCAGCCAGTCACAGGGAAGAAGGGGAGGGCTGGGACCGGGAGCAGGCGAAGCGACTGGAGGAGAGGAACAAGTGGTTTGAGAAGGGCGTCCCATTTACCGAGATGGGCAGCAGGTGGGACTCCATGGAGCTGAAAAAGGGGAGTGTGCCTGTGCCTGTTATTGAAACCATGGACTCTAAGGTCAACAGAAAGTGGGCAGAAATTGAGACGATGTCATTTAGGGACATGAGTGTGCAGACTCTCATTGGAGCCCAGGTTTATCAGTCAAGCACTCAGCAGGCGTCAGAGTCTCTAGTTAGTCCACAGACTTATCACTCAAGCCCTGAAGAGGCTGACCAAGCCGTCACCGTTTCACAAACCAGTATATCGAGCTCAAAGGAAGTTCCTCCATCCATAAATGGTGCCCAAATCATTCAAACTAACACAGCTGAGGCTCTTCAAAAGGAG GCCGTCTCCCTCCGAGAGCAGGTGGAGAGCATTAAAAGAGAGCGTGCAGCCATGGGCATAGAGGTGGACAGTCCCTGTGGCCCCGGGGCCCCCTGTAGGGCCAAACTAGAGGCCATGGAAGTGGCCCATAGAAAAGCACTGCAACAGCTGCAGGAGAAACATGCgaaggaggtgaaggagctgcaggagcagaGAGACAGGATGGTGCAGGAGGAGAGTCAGGCAGCTGCTAAAG CTATGGAGGCGCTACGAGCAGCTCACAGAGGGGAACTAGACAGAGAACTGGAAAAGGCCACGAGGTTGTCTGGAGGAGCAGCTCACGTGGATTCTTCATACAGAGGACACGT GCCCCAGGCGGACCTCTTACACGGCGAGTTAGATATGCTGTCAGAACGCTACTCCCAGAAGTGCCTGGAGCTGAGTCGCACTGAGCAGAGCAGCAAGAGCCGAGAGACCGAGCTCAGCTACAAGGAGAAAGAGCTGGAGCAGCTCCGAAGAGAGAACAAG GAGCTTAAGGCCAAGCTGGCGGAGGAGATCAGCCGTATGCGCTATTTCATCACAGGTCAAAGGTCGGATGTGGCATCCCTTTGCAACACAGAGCGCACAGCTTCAGAATTAGAG ACACTGTTAAGAGCAAAAGAAAACGAGGTTCAATatcttaaaaaagaaatcagctGTCTACAGAATGAAATGCAATCTCTTATCAAG GAGAAGGAAGCAGCTTATGAGCGTTATAAGGAGGCCTATGTGGAGCTGAGTGACACGAGGGGTCGTAGCCAGTTGGAGATGGGCTCCCTCAACGAACACTTGAGACTGGCCAACGCTGCACTTCAGGAGGGAGCGAGACAGACTTGA
- the smdt1b gene encoding single-pass membrane protein with aspartate-rich tail 1b: MATSLLRLPLRLSSRNTGIMTRNSGLKTSNISRTTQSRTAVSTPSGAILPKPDKTPFGLIRMTVVVVPFLYVGTLISKNFAALLEEHDIFVPEDDDDDD, translated from the exons ATGGCGACCAGTTTACTGCGGCTCCCGCTGCGACTTTCCAGCAGAAATACGGGGATAATGACCCGTAATTCCGGCTTGAAAACATCAAACATATCCAGGACGACTCAAAGCAGGACCGCAGTATCCACGCCGTCTGGAGCAATCCTACCGAAACCGGATAAA ACGCCTTTCGGTCTTATCCGCATGACAGTAGTGGTGGTGCCCTTCCTTTATGTGGGAACTCTCATCAGCAAGAACTTTGCCGCTCTCTTGGAGGAGCATGACATCTTTGTCCCTGAGGATGACGATGATGACGATTGA